In Microplitis mediator isolate UGA2020A chromosome 2, iyMicMedi2.1, whole genome shotgun sequence, a single window of DNA contains:
- the LOC130664108 gene encoding uncharacterized protein LOC130664108 has protein sequence MSQTQQIQQRWIDSLKAGEFQGLANEIKESNLKLSSEKLDVSLSRLLVVICGFVADQKKLAPETIQDLRDIIRVIYHKLVSIPDPVKFFLSLYHVIRIFCSSKSYQAALEITDYFLPGTLWYSRVGDPSSSLTKLTNLWATSLISFLKSFDKLDDNQFKSTSHWIEYQLKLRLLCGPSSHRSFINDLDSYYKIVKSLNNGKYEDKFRCLMMDTLTFTKISLSVEDKYRSYEAFLRLITEILVSKINIDGVYKIASKIRQVFDPFREAVKVDKEVDRCFKIYELMCSILTRSVLYFTKDAVDATDKCIEKLDYLANEYGTHNAVRHNLQHGCRLLHFVLIYWDNYAKAKEKFDIPLEHMPKLLSLIIHQSDLISRQPISSCSSCSSSECTIRRDLYNSTGIKIRILAILARIDATSDDLRRIAVSVFKDSVDSITELRDNKCESWLRFWSLCTSRAYNILLHYEKLYYQDCRLMSELMCRKIRSFGIEKLFDEKENFLAVCLHRLSSAHFHNENYQEAMTVSALSAYVGYSFEECPAFRMWANVKYRYSSAHGVTILDCLARNDVGKQFGIKVTLDNNQKRLICLREIKGLENASINMVQSIIPAVQLMETLDPDPMEYAQAVHLLGYHLLDLRDTESIKQYITKAQSQLKKANKTPASQLMYGNLLFYAFVQRLADIRRATETEMETSTMRLHSKTPSNGSASNVVPAYSLININTSADLEIALERVLDIWTNYCSREGIIESFGKFLTPKMMIRLVITAGEYAKFYHFRGPEITAWKLAMSLAKKFDDDLYIIYVTGRSIMSRHIKTRWITLAEECVAKLIDTSDEKIIACIAMFKLSLSSYYFYLERVDEAKKLFDEAMEMPRIKFTKNLPTYLLAMDISISHRLNYYDKADNLKYSQSLVEGLYTMILIEDEFMSHDFPREVLLYRLDTLFQFTNHISLRMNSLVSYREISAHLSRRLGVVQKLGSVLHVAECLKNLCFIDLSRNQLEDCEVKLQGLEHILKLDVYDFGANTTSSKAAVNVFYDSSPVRMIESVRDIPQNDASPVLISKVFSSPDFMEHESKCKCFKCTNFAYKYLVFSCTHIRAQLYAAQNNFTQALQHFHGAFQIIKKLLNVQVESFEITSHQYVEYVLFLLDFARFIKYSIPEGREALSIVVFALNICEKHKIKNHPVYLSIKEMIFEYRFQETFGPDQYAKFVVPGVKEENVDDYLPDSGDICTTPIKSSSGSARVKQRYTPPILTLTKAEVNTVQEDQDCLTPVYASDDLVKIEKKKPTKVTRIKPIRRKISDSEYLSPSTASMENKNPDKLNTDVFIFGSDDCKEDKSNSCKKNSVKSTRSRATKIKNEVKTVDKNTDSKSRKKSTATAVSSRESVKIKNEVVEVIDLDEDINSNDINYNVSKYNSKSTDSYSSTKDSGRIKSELETVVENLEAVHISESKPSVRKVRNKSSADSIPKAAENKSIKTGAKARSASTSTSKSKVIKEEVCEDIIDASYVVEPRRSRRVASKSESDKSKFNSKILKPRN, from the exons ATGTCTCAGACACAGCAGATACAGCagcgatggattgattccctGAAAGCAGGAGAATTTCAAGGTCTTGCCAATGAAATAAAG gagagtaatttaaaattatcttcaGAAAAACTAGACGTATCATTGTCTCGCTTGCTCGTAGTGATCTGTGGCTTTGTAGCAGACCAGAAAAAACTTGCACCTGAAACTATCCAGGACTTGAGAGACATCATCCGCGTAATCTACCACAAGTTGGTATCAATACCAGAcccagttaaatttttcttgtcgcTCTACCACGTAATCAGAATATTTTGCTCCTCGAAATCCTACCAAGCAGCTCTAGAGATAACTGACTACTTTTTACCCGGGACTTTGTGGTACTCACGGGTCGGGGATCCATCATCTTCCCTCACAAAACTCACGAATCTCTGGGCCACCAGTTTGATCAGCTTCCTCAAGTCCTTCGATAAGTTAGACGACAACCAGTTCAAGTCAACGAGTCACTGGATTGAGTATCAGCTTAAGCTCCGCTTGCTCTGCGGTCCAAGTAGCCACCGGTCGTTCATCAACGACCTCGACTCCTACTACAAGATTGTCAAGTCTCTGAACAATGGAAAGTACGAGGACAAATTCCGGTGTTTGATGATGGATACATTAACGTTCACTAAAATATCTTTGAGTGTCGAGGACAAGTATCGGAGCTACGAAGCTTTTCTAAGACTAATTACTGAGATCCTggtgagtaaaataaatatagacgGAGTCTACAAAATCGCTAGTAAAATACGCCAAGTATTTGACCCCTTCCGCGAGGCTGTCAAGGTAGACAAGGAAGTTGACAgatgtttcaaaatttacgaGCTGATGTGCTCGATACTCACCAGGTCGGTTCTTTATTTTACCAAGGATGCCGTTGATGCCACTGACAAATGCATTGAAAAACTTGATTACTTGGCCAATGAGTACGGGACCCATAACGCAGTGCGTCATAATTTGCAGCATGGCTGCAGGCTGCTTCACTTCGTGCTGATATACTGGGACAATTATGCTAAAGCAAAGGAAAAGTTTGATATTCCCTTGGAGCACATGCCCAAGTTACTATCGCTGATAATCCATCAGTCGGATTTGATCTCCCGACAGCCGATCTCTTCATGCAGTAGCTGTTCGTCATCCGAATGCACGATCAGAAGAGATCTTTACAACAGCACTGGTATTAAAATTCGTATTCTCGCGATTTTAGCCCGCATTGACGCGACGTCTGATGATCTCAGACGTATTGCTGTCTCAGTATTCAAGGACAGCGTTGACAGCATCACGGAACTGAGGGACAATAAATGCGAGTCCTGGTTAAGGTTCTGGTCGCTCTGCACATCGCGTGCTTACAATATCCTCCTGcactatgaaaaattatactaCCAAGATTGTCGTCTTATGAGCGAATTAATGTGTCGTAAAATCAGGAGCTTCGGTATCGAGAAACTCTTTGATgaaaaagaaaactttttgGCTGTATGCTTACACCGACTTAGTTCCGCCCACTTTCAcaatgaaaattatcaagaagCTATGACTGTTTCTGCATTGAGCGCGTACGTCGGGTACAGTTTCGAGGAATGTCCAGCGTTTCGTATGTGGGCGAATGTTAAGTATCGGTACTCATCAGCGCATGGCGTCACTATTTTAGATTGTCTTGCGAGAAACGACGTGGGCAAACAATTTGGGATTAAGGTAACGCTTGATAATAATCAGAAACGTTTGATTTGTCTGCGGGAAATCAAAGGGTTGGAGAACGCGTCGATTAATATGGTCCAGTCGATAATACCAGCAGTACAACTGATGGAGACTCTTGATCCTGATCCTATGGAATACGCCCAGGCGGTCCACTTGCTTGGTTACCATCTTCTGGATCTCCGTGATACTGAGTCTATAAAGCAGTACATCACAAAAGCTCAGTCCCAGTTGAAGAAAGCCAATAAAACTCCCGCAAGCCAGCTGATGTACGGCAACCTCTTGTTCTACGCCTTCGTTCAGCGGCTCGCTGACATACGTCGCGCTACTGAGACTGAAATGGAGACCTCTACGATGCGGCTGCATTCTAAAACTCCCTCGAATGGTTCAGCGAGTAACGTAGTCCCAGCTTACAGTCTTATCAACATCAACACCTCTGCTGATCTAGAGATCGCTTTGGAACGAGTGCTAGACATCTGGACAAACTATTGCTCGCGAGAGGGTATCATTGAGAGtttcggtaaatttttaactccaaAAATGATGATAAGACTCGTGATAACTGCCGGAGAGTACGCTAAATTTTATCACTTCCGCGGCCCGGAGATAACGGCATGGAAACTGGCCATGAGTTTGGCTAAAAAATTCGACGATGATCTCTATATTATTTACGTCACTGGTCGCAGTATTATGTCACGTCACATAAAGACCCGGTGGATCACACTCGCTGAGGAGTGCGTCGCTAAATTAATAGACAcgagtgatgaaaaaataattgcgtGCATCGcaatgtttaaattaagtttgtcaagttattatttttacttagaGCGAGTTGATGAGGCCAAGAAGCTGTTCGATGAAGCGATGGAGATGCCTAGGATCAAGTTTACTAAAAATCTTCCGACTTATCTACTGGCAATGGACATTTCCATATCACACAGACTTAATTATTACGACAAAGCTGATAATCTCAAGTACTCGCAGTCGCTTGTCGAGGGTCTCTATACGATGATTTTAATTGAAGATGAATTTATGTCACACGATTTTCCTCGGGAAGTGTTACTCTATCGGCTGGATACGCTGTTCCAGTTCACGAATCACATCAGCTTGCGGATGAACAGTCTGGTGTCTTACCGTGAAATTTCAGCGCACTTGTCACGTCGGCTTGGAGTTGTCCAGAAACTAGGATCTGTTTTGCACGTCGCCGAGTGTCTAAAGAACCTCTGCTTCATTGATTTGTCGCGCAACCAACTGGAAGACTGTGAAGTGAAACTCCAAGGACTTGAGCACATTCTCAAGCTAGATGTCTATGACTTTGGCGCCAATACTACATCATCCAAAGCGGCAGTAAATGTCTTCTATGATTCCTCTCCAGTGCGGATGATTGAGTCCGTCCGCGACATACCGCAGAATGACGCCTCGCCGGTACTTATCAGCAAAGTTTTCTCATCTCCCGATTTCATGGAGCACGAGAGCAAGTGCAAGTGCTTCAAGTGCACCAATTTCGCTTATAAATATCTAGTATTTTCGTGCACTCACATACGCGCTCAACTTTACGCGGCTCAGAATAATTTTACCCAAGCGCTCCAGCACTTCCACGGAGCGTTTCAGATTATAAAGAAGCTACTGAATGTCCAGGTCGAATCTTTTGAAATAACTTCTCATCAGTATGTTGAGTACGTACTGTTCTTGTTGGATTTCGCAAGATTTATCAAGTACTCAATACCAGAAGGCCGCGAGGCTCTCAGTATCGTCGTATTTGCGTTGAATATCTGTgagaaacataaaataaaaaatcatccagTCTATCTGAGTATCAAGGAAATGATATTTGAGTACAGATTCCAAGAGACTTTTGGCCCGGACCAGTACGCCAAGTTTGTGGTCCCGGGTGTAAAAGAAGAAAACGTTGATGATTATTTGCCAGACAGCGGTGACATTTGCACGACACCTATCAAAAGTTCCTCTGGATCCGCAAGAGTTAAGCAGCGCTACACTCCTCCGATCTTGACTCTCACTAAAGCTGAAGTCAATACAGTTCAAGAGGATCAAGACTGTCTGACTCCCGTTTACGCTAGTGATGATCTAGTCaagattgaaaagaaaaaaccaacgAAAGTCACCAGAATTAAACCCATCAGACGTAAGATATCAGACTCTGAGTACCTGAGTCCTAGTACTGCTtctatggaaaataaaaatcctgataaattaaatactgaTGTGTTTATATTTGGAAGTGATGATTGTAAAGAAGACAAAAGCAAttcctgtaaaaaaaatagtgtgaaATCAACGAGGTCACGtgctacgaaaattaaaaacgaaGTTAAAACAGTTGATAAAAATACTGATAGTAAATCTCGTAAAAAATCAACTGCAACTGCGGTATCTTCCAGAGAATCTGTGAAGATTAAAAATGAGGTTGTCGAAGTTATTGATTTAGATGAGGATATTAATTctaatgatataaattataatgttAGTAAATATAATAGCAAGTCAACTGACAGTTACTCATCAACCAAAGACTCTGGGAGGATCAAAAGTGAACTGGAGACTGTAGTTGAAAATTTAGAAGCTGTGCATATCAGCGAATCTAAACCGAGTGTTCGGAAAGTCCGCAACAAATCATCAGCAGATTCAATCCCAAAGGCAGcggaaaataaatcaattaaaactGGTGCCAAGGCTAGATCAGCAAGTACGAGTACCAGTAAAAGTAAAGTTATCAAAGAAGAAGTTTGCGAAGATATAATCGACGCCAGCTACGTCGTCGAACCCAGAAGATCAAGACGCGTCGCTTCGAAGAGCGAGTctgataaaagtaaatttaattcaaaaatattgaagCCAAGGAACTGA